DNA sequence from the Salvia splendens isolate huo1 chromosome 19, SspV2, whole genome shotgun sequence genome:
AGGAATGAAGCTGGGAGCAGTGAAGATTAACTGTGACAGCAACTCGGCTATATGTttagcaaaacatcaaatgttccatgagaggtcgaagcatatagatgtgaggagacacttcatcagagatgagattcaaagtggaaagatcaatgtggtgaaagttcctaccgaagaaaatgcatcagacatgttgacaaaatctctgccaacttcgaaattcaaacattgtttgaagttggttgagattgtggagtgttgaagcttgtaacaaggattgagaagggaatccggatattgatggagttttgcaaggacaaggtggagatttgtgaaagtgtgtccatgcaaactactggagctcggcttctgagctcggaaatgaagctcggctttgagtccggttgtgatcgagtggtggagcctcggcagctccgagaagagatcaagaaataaagctcggctttgagctagccgagaaaggcagttcggttgatagccgagaaaggcagttcggttgatagccgagaaaggcagttcggttgatagccgagaaatgcagttcggttgctaaccaagaatggcagttcggttttagccgagcagcggttataactaactttgggaaatagagttagttggattttatttcttgattgcatcttgtataaatagctcgatagagctcagtagtgagagagcagaattacaccatatacacacactcagAGAGATTAAATCTCAAGATAGCAAGCagttgtgagcggtagagtgtgagtgtgagttcgttgtaattgtaaagagttcgtcaataagattccggtcatcttctccgtggacgtaggtggattatcaccgaaccacgttatatcgtttgcgtgctttatttcctcgttcgtgcgtgtgtgagatcggcggtatcacgacccaacaaaTATCATTTTCAGTAGATATTGTATAATTCATGAAAGTTAAAGTTTTTACACTTGGTAGTTTCGCAGACAGCCATGTTAGGAATTTTATAACACGTGGGTTCGTGAACGTGTCGATAATGCCATTGGACCACGATGCCATGCATTTGAATTAATCAGAGATAAGATGGGCCCaacaatttataattaattaaagaaaactTAAATCCCAATTGTTAATGGTGTATTCAAGAGTGAAAACAGTGGTGATAATTTATTGTTTATTGTACTATGACAAAGGGTGGTTTGCATTGGGCTGCAGATAAACCGTTCGCATGTATTTGAATTATACTAATATCTTActgatttcaatttaaattgCATATCATAGCCCACTCCGGCGAGTTACTGTTTCAAATGATTCATGTAAAGTAATAGACCACCAAAGGTGGAgtcattattttaaatatatacttCCTCCAACGcctaaaaaaaaactctttCTTTTCTAGTCCTCTCCTAATTGTTTTTACTCTAATAAAGTAGGACCCATTTTTCattaacacacttttcttttatattaaaactcatgctatttcaaaagtttctgtttttagagatggagggagtactttatagACTAAACCAGACCAATTATTTGAATCCTTTTAACTTTAGGTTATCTAGCAAAATTTAGGAAAAGAAATGCATCCAAAGTATAGTCCAAAACATAGTACTAATGTGGCCTCTAAGCACTAAACTATCAGCCcacaaaataaagtaaaaaaatcagCAATTATAACCCAAACGAAGTAAAACTTGAGGCAATCAAAAGGGCCCATTCTTGCATATTGCAATACTAGAAAGAACGCAATTTGCAATATTATAACTATGAAACCGAAATACATAGAATATTTTATAACAATACAATTTGCAAAGACTATAACTAGGAAAATTACAGGGCAAAAAGTTAGGTAAAAACAAGGAGcataatactaaaattacaTGCTACAAAAAAGGTGTATCTTGTTGTTGTTGTGGTGTTGGGAGGCATTGAGATGAACAATTTGTGTATCGGATCTGAATCGAAACACTTGCAATGGAATCCTAAGATCGTAAGGTACTTCAACTTTACTAAAACTGCGATTTTGCAAATTATAAAAACCACCTCCTTCCATACTTGTTATGAAAACCACATTGCTACTGCAAAACTCCACAGCCACCGGGTGTTGCAAACCCGTATCTCTCATATTCACCACCGCCTTCTTCTTTCCATTGCTCCACACCTCCATCTCTTTTTCCTCTACTTGacacataaaccctaattcCCCTTCATATTCCACCAACCTCGGCCACGTCCATCTACTCTTAGGAAGGCATCCTGGCAGCGCAGAGCATCGAAAACGCCTCTTCTCCACGTCCAGCGTCAGCACGCTGTCGTTCAATGTAAGCCAGTGCACGAATCGGCCTGCGGTGGTGACAGAGGGCGAGCCATTCATCACAATCTCTCCGTAGGGAGGCGAGCATTCGATAATCTTCTCCCATCTCCATCTCTCGGAATCGAAGATCTCGCAGTGGAGCTGGCTCCCTAACGCGTACAATCGAACGATGACGTAGCGAAGGGGATGGGAtcgggcgacgacgacggcaACGGCCTTGGTTTGGTAGCGGAGTTTGGGATTGGGGAGAGGTTGCCATTGGGCGGTGGCGGGCTTGCAGGCGTAGAACCGCTTGTTGCGGCAGCAGATTTGTCTCTCGCAGATGAGAATGCCTTGATCGCAGGAGGCTAGGATTTCGACGCCGTCGCAGCGGGGCCACGTGGATTCGATGGCTCCGGCGGCTGTGGAGACGAAGGCGGAGCGGTAATTTGAAGATTTCAAGGTTTGGAAGAAATAGCCGAAGAGGGAGTTGGTTCGTAGGGAATGGAGAGGGATAAAAGTGGGGTCGTAAATGATTTGTTTCCAATCCTTTGAAACGGATTTGCATTGTTCCAACGTTTCCAAACTTGTTCGGCTCAGAATCTCGAAGATCAACTCCGGCAGCAATGTCGCCATTTGTGAGAGAATGAATGGAGGATAATGCATGTgggtatattattattatatataggCAATGCAACTCTTCTACTATTTGAATTCGAATTGGAGTATATATAGAGTCAGGTTGGGATTCAATCTAATTATGTAAACTTTTCCTTTTACGAATATCGGTTTTTAATTTAGGAAGTTTTATGTACTCTATAGCCTTAATTTTAGGATATTACCACATATTTTGTGGAGTATATTTTCCTAATTAAACCAGAGTATAAGGTAGGAagttatctaaacatgattttaaaTTATCGGACGGACTCCTGGAGTTCAAGTCTTCAAGAATCAAGATATAGTTAAGTTTTATGAGGCTGGCAGATATTTATATATTTCCAAATTgggtagtgataaattaacaaaaattgtataCACAATTTTGGACATTTTAGgtattttacatttaaaatGTAATGTATTACATATTTACCCTTTTTGTCGACCATTTAGGAAAGATTAAGTTTCTCATAATcaacatttatatatttaaggaatgattagtaattaatatgtgatctgtcacgcccgcattttctaaggatagaaaacacggttgatcgcgactaggggaggattaaagaagcggggaagaaaggggaaaacaacacaactcgaccatagctcaaaacaaacgggaatagctcgaataaaatcagagtatctcaacaatcaacaactcaaaaatgaataatatttcagcgatacaagaactcaaaagaaacaacactCAGCGGAAGCAtatcgagagtagaataatgctatgtatgaagacacaacatattcttgACATTTGacagacattcttcacttttatgctcaacacccaccgcgctcgtcaccgctcaacctgcacatagggaaaacactgGCTATTCCATTAATCATCTAAAAGAATTGAAGGAAAATTTTCGGGTACACAAACGACGTCCCTTCAAGAAGAactaaaaagatagaaaaagtcggggtattacaatctacccatcttaacaaaaatttcatcccgaaatttgcttacgtttttcgaatatagaatttctccatcatatTGTCTTCAAATTTCCAAGCACCTTCTTCATAttgtttaattaacattgtagttgaacGTCACGTCGCTGCTAcctttaataaattacgcgaggttagactatattaaattaaatcgtgcacttcgcatcatccctccttgtcttgcacccttttttgcgtttgaacttcatttcgtcttcactatcttccacttcttgaaatcttcctcgtattctttttgttcttgtcgttcagggaaaacgtaggaaatagtaaaatagttcacacatcaagcttgctccaaagtttcacgcaattccaagaaaaagtttcatggtccaccggcctccatttgcactctcgatctccatgcctcgtcgtgccttgacaaattaggggttcaccccaaactttcagattctcgttcgtgGAGGTCTAAGGTTCAATTCGCGTTGGGAGCAATTTCGTTTtcgtcactcgggaaagtgatagattaattgtcaacttacaactatggTTCCCGCACGTTCCATCTACCttagtcttaggcactctaagtgcacaacacatttcaccacctcatagatcaacaaatatcacatttaaagtcattcatacttcaaataacaagtataatacaCAACATATCGCTTCCCAAAACACAAcgctttcacatttcacatctactttcaaaacaaacattttcttcaaaactcatatttttctcaaaaatttcgacatctcactttcaactttgaagtacaagttttgactcaaaactcaaaacatacttgaacatcaactttcatctttcatgtaaaaacaaacaatccatcgtccctcatcaaaactcgttcttttctcaaacatcagcaaatactcttctcaactcgaaatcaatccctcacggaaagattctacttcctcattcttataaaaattttctcctctttctttctcaaaaattttctcgTCGTCCTATCTCCGAAGCtttcttataaaaattttcacataaaaattatattacctctttcttagttgagcgtggcgaagcgggatgttgagccttccaaatttaaccttattttagtctagcgaaacaagtttAGACTAAGAtagaaaaagactctcgggtccagagtggaaagaaaaattgctctgataccactttgtcacgcccgcattttctaaggatagaaaacacggttgatcgcgactaggggaggattaaagaagcggggaagaaaggggaaaacaacacaactcgaccatagctcgaaacaaataggaatagctcgaataaaatcagagtatctcaacaatcaacaactcaaaaatgaataatatttcagcgatacaagaactcaaaagaaacaacactcagcggaagcatttcgagagtagaataatgctatgtatgaagacacaacatattcttgACATTTGacagacattcttcacttttatgctcaacacccaccgcgctcgtcaccgctcaacctgcacatagggaaaacactgGCTATTCCATTAATCATCTAAAAGAATTGAAGGAAAATTTTCGGGTACACAAACGACGTCCCTTCAAGAACAactaaaaagatagaaaaaagtcggggtattatAGATCAACCGTTACGTAAGTATCTTCTTTCATCAACAAAAATGAGGATATTCCTTTTCCATTTTATCCAAATTTAAACTCTCCCCTACAAATTATATTCATATAGTTCATGATTTCATGATTTTCGGTTGAATATTATGATTAggaataaatttaataaaaagttaCAATATTTTTAGGAAAATATCATAGATTAACTTTCTTCAAATTTGCAAAATACGGTACTTCTGTAAAAGTATTTGAATTGACTTACAAATGgagaattttatttaatattcatgcactaatataaaattttatttatcgttTGAGTTTGCTAAAAACTGATAAATACTTACTTATTTTTAATTCACTATCTAATAATCATTGaaaccaaattattttattatgaaataattttatattttaaaattataaaaacatcTATATGCATATATGTTCAATTTCATAATATTATCAGtcaatgaaaaaataataatcattCGCATCCAATTATGTTGTTTCTAAATAATCTTCAAAATTCTAGGTTATAAAACAAAtgcatgtatatatacttaatttttttattttatcatccaacgaaataatTATAGCCGTACTCAtccaattatttataattcctAAAATTCTAAGTTATCAAAAcgattacatttatatatacttaattttttgtgttattattcattgaaataattatagtcattcacattccattattttattataaaataatctataAAAATTCTGAGTTATAAAAACgactacatgtatatatacttcatttcttagtgttatcatccaacgaaataatCACAGTCATTCTTAGtcaattattttatcattaaattctttaaaattctaagttataaaacaacatgtatatatatttagtgttatcatccaatgAAATAATCATTGTCATTCgcatctaattattttaatagtattaagtAAAATTATAAGTTATGTaaagtatatatttaatttcttaatgttATCATTCAACGTAACAATTATAGTCATTCACattcaataatttattattaaataacctttaaaattataagttataaaaacgactacatatacatatacttaatttcttattgttatcatccaatgaaataatattagtcattcacatccaattattttttgttaaataattcttaaactttaaagttataaaaataattacttgtatatatacttaatttcttagtgttatcatctAACGAAATTAGTCATTCGCATCTAATTATTCTATTAAATAATCTATAAAGTTCTAAGTTATAAAAGGACTACGCGGATGTACACTTAATTTGTTAGTGTCGTCATTCAAGGAAATGATCATAgtttttcacattttattattttattattaagtaATCTTTAAAATTCTAAGTTAATAAAAACAACTACATGTGTATATACTTTATTTCTAAGTGTTATCATTCAATGAAATACTAATGGTCATTctcatctaattattttattattatataatttcttAGTTTTATCATCAAATGAAATAATAGTAGTCACTCACATGCAATcattttatttctaaatatttcttaaaattctaagttataaaaacaacaatttatacatacttAAATTCTTAGTGTTATCATGCTTGTGGAACCTCTATTTTGCATCTCCATGTACTTGTTTAgatcttagtcacttttgggctaagatcatgcttttggaacattaaaaaaaatcttagtgttatcatccaacaaaataatattacatccgtcccattaaaaataaaatgtgttttttggATTATCCCACTgaaaatgacacatttcctaAAACAGAAATAAcatcttttcaatttttttctctcttactttattctttctttatttaactaaaaaaacaataatagtactattaaaatCTTGTGATAGTATTTAATATGATGGAGAGAGTAATAATCATTCGCATCtaattattttgttattaaattATCACTGAAATTTTAAGTTATACAGACGACTACATGTATATACTTAATTTTCTAATATGTTAGTCCttttaaacttttatttttttttcttaaatttgtaCTATAtgacattaatttaaaattgtaaagtaacttatttttgttttcatcaTTTTACTGTTAATGcacaaaaaattactataagTATAAAAAATTTAAGATATGTAATcttattattttgaatttaacGATAATTTAGTgctaaatattagtagtagtatattcgTTTGTTTGAAACTTATGCATAAGCAACAGTCTTGGCTACCATTAAATTAtctttgtttataaaatttccGTATATAAATGATACCTTTTTTATTGTATTCATCTTCCACATTTTCATATTTTCCATATTTTATAAAAAGGGTAATTTagtaagaaaataatatttaataagaAAACCGATTTAAATTAAAATCGGTTTAAAATATAAGGGCAAATTGCATATACAATGTTTGTTAATATATCTTTACTCTTccaaattaaataagaatattaCCTAAAAACGATCTAATTTATCGTATGAATCCTTTTGAGTTCAAAATGCTATTTTTGATTACAGATTTTTGATAggcaaacaaaaacaaacataaGTACAGGAAGCATTTAAAGATGTTCACTCTTATTGCCTTAATTTTATAAGGTTagcaaatattttatttatttttttattagaacACAAATTAACGTTcttaattgtattaaaaaatatccttaactttttttttgttatagtctAAGTTAAAAAGTTACCAAAATATGATTTTAATTCTCGGACGGATTCTTAGATTTCAAGGTGTGCTtaaattttatgatattttgattttgagagATAATGTCTCTATTCCATAGCactaatatattattattttcagtATGAAAATGACTTTTTAAGATTATGGCATTATCATAATAGGGTTTAAATGTTAATTgtacattatattttatttttaattaaaattatattttgtgtatatacttTATTACTTCTTatcttaaatttatttattaaatacacCTAGGAGATAGATTTAAATTATGCGTATATTATTCATGAATTTAGTGACACAATGTGTGCCAtacaatcatttttttatttattctcttttattgcATATATTTAAAGActttaaaatgaaaagtttttgtttttaggaaatagactaaaatggaaagtgtATTATTTTTAGGAAATTGAGTAAGTATATGATATATGGGCGCCCATCTCTCCTACTTTCCCTATtttgtctcttactttacccatttctctctctctcacaaacacacactttaccaattgtgttATCTTACATTATCAATAAtgaattaaaacttgtgtcatttcaaaattttctattttttcaaaaatagaggTAGTCTCACATTAAAATATCATGAATACTGATAATTGTGAATTTATATATAGAATTTGATAAAACATTATAGAATTGATCCAACTTTTttcacttatttcttttttcttaaaattaaaaaatttcttaaaacctgcaCCGATCAAATATGTGATATCTATTAGAGACTAGATggagtactcccttcgtcccataaagattgtctaatttttccattttcgtccgtccaacAAAATTTGTCTCTTTTCactttttgccatttttggtagtggaccacaTATCccactatctttttttttaaatttgaaaatccaTTTCTCATTTCAGCTTAGCTTTCTGACTAGGGGCAGCTACATTCAGTCTTCGACCACTCATTCCTGCTCACATTCTAttacaaaactaatatataaaagtaggacccacattccactaactttttcaaaccCAGTTTTcaatacatttcttaaaattcgtgcccggtcaaagtgagacaatctttgtgggatggagggagtatttattttgcACGTAGTGTCATTATGATAACAAGAATATGAAGACCACACAAACGAAATACCATATCAACATGCCAACTCATGAACTTACAAATTCTATCAAAAGCCACTTAGCTCTACAACAACCAACTAATGTAGCACGAGGGCTGCCAATATTGTAAGAAAAAAGTAGTTTATCTTATTGACTTTGTCGACTTGTGGCCGAAGCCGTCGACTAGCTGGTCTTTTCTTCTGGAAGTTTGCAACCTGCTCAATATCAATAATATGTATTCTCTTAATCCCTCctaattaattcaaaatataaaagtagTACGCGGTTTTCTGGTCCATCCTATAGCACATAGATATACCCCACAAGAAAAGCAAGGCCCCATTTTTGGTGAATTAATTCCCAAAGTTGTATCGAATTATTGTTGAAGTTGAAGATGGGCGTGGAGCGTTGGTCATTGGTGAACCGGCTGAAACGGGCGGTGAAGAAAATCACATTTCTGCTTGATTTCAACATCAACCGATGGAAACTGGCGGCATCATCTAGCAAGAGACGACTGAGCCTGAGCTTTGCCGATAAGCCCGGGATAAGGGCCTGTTTGGATGAGCCGGATTCCTCTCGAAGCTTGCAGCGGACTATTAGCTATCAATCCTCGGATGACGACGTGGATACCAAAGCCGATGCTTTTATCGCAAACTTTTATAAACAACTTCAGTTTGAGAGACAAATCTCGTTGGAGCTCAGGTATTGTAAGGCCGATACCATTAATTCTCCCCGAGTCTGATGGATTAATATTATCCCATCAAGATCAACTCTTTGCCAGCTTTCAACAAAATCATAAGAGgctgttttatttttttttcttcatttctgtttgttgtggagagttttcaattttttcgaaaAGTCTCTCagatttttcattcattttcttttgcGCTTGATATTTATTCTACGAGCGTATTTTTGGTTGTTGATGCTACTATATAATTAAGAGATTTGATTTTTGTATAGCATTCGTTTTATTTTCGTATAAAGTTTGATTATCCAATGCTTTGATCGATGGATCCTTGTAATGATTTGTAAACAaattgaagttgttaatttcaGTGATACAACAAATTTACACGACTTTTGTTACATGTTAGACTTATGTACGGTTGTTCCTTTGTGGCGGCTAGCTTAATTTGTATACGGCTGCACAGACCATGTTTAcctttaggccatccgcaatggcgcctagcgcaccgcctagcgcgcgCTGCACAGACCATGTTTActtttaggccatccgcaatggcgcctagcgcaccgcctagcgcgcgctaggcggtgcgctaggcggtccattgcaaccgcctagccaATTTCGGAataaaaaaccgcctagcgctaggcgctgggcgatccgctcggcgctattgcagcgtccggatcacctagcgcatcgcctagccgattttttattttttttattttcgaaacactatatatacgccatgcgccaaacggaggctcgtattcgactccaaaaggatttaattgaagagttatgggcacggaggactgcacgacgttagtttttttaattatgtaattttttttaattaatgtacttttaaatt
Encoded proteins:
- the LOC121778911 gene encoding F-box protein At5g49610-like; the encoded protein is MHYPPFILSQMATLLPELIFEILSRTSLETLEQCKSVSKDWKQIIYDPTFIPLHSLRTNSLFGYFFQTLKSSNYRSAFVSTAAGAIESTWPRCDGVEILASCDQGILICERQICCRNKRFYACKPATAQWQPLPNPKLRYQTKAVAVVVARSHPLRYVIVRLYALGSQLHCEIFDSERWRWEKIIECSPPYGEIVMNGSPSVTTAGRFVHWLTLNDSVLTLDVEKRRFRCSALPGCLPKSRWTWPRLVEYEGELGFMCQVEEKEMEVWSNGKKKAVVNMRDTGLQHPVAVEFCSSNVVFITSMEGGGFYNLQNRSFSKVEVPYDLRIPLQVFRFRSDTQIVHLNASQHHNNNKIHLFCSM